The Alkalihalobacillus sp. LMS6 genomic interval ATGAATTTCGATGATAACGAACAAGGGTTTTATGTACCAACCTATGTGATTGAAGGAGACCCTGATCGAGATATCGAACCAATGGCTCCAGACTTACAGCGGGTTGAAGATCTTGTGAATTATCCTGATGTTTTTCCTGATCCAGAAGACTCAAGCATGGGAAGAATCTTAAATGCGCCAAGTGATTGGGCCGTTTACGAAGATATAGCTATGAAATTTGATTCTTATGGATTGGAAGAAACATTTAATTTATTTGCCCCTGGTTCAGATGCTGGTATGGTGACAGATTTGGTTCGGGCTTATGAAGATGGTGAAGGCTGGGTCGGCTACTACTGGGAGCCTACAGGGATTACAGCACAGTATGACTTAACGTTGCTGGAAGAAGATGATTACGACGAAGAACAGTGGGAAGAAGATCGTACAACCGCATTCCCACCTAATGATGTGACGGTTGCTGTTAATCAGCATTTACCTGACCAAGCACCGGAAGTAGTGGAATTTCTAGAAAACTATGAAACAAGCAGTGAATTAACCGAAGCAGCGCTTGCTTATATGGAAGAAGACGGTTTAAGTGAGCAAGAAGCTGCAATGCGCTGGATGGAAGAATATCAAGATATTTGGACAAGTTGGTTACCTGACGATATTGCTCAAGATGTTCTAGATGCATTGTAATAAGGAGTGCGGCTAGCAGTGCGCTAGCCTCCTTGTTGTTCAAAAATAGTATGAAGTGAGGTGAATAGGTACACAAGCGTGTATCTTAACGGATGTTTGATTTTCCTGATATTCGGATTCGTCTAGGTGATTATGCAGAAGCCGTTGTGCAGTGGCTTAGAGAAACATTTTCAGCATTTTTTGATTTTATTTTTCAAATCGGTGTGAGCACCATTAATGGAATCAATGATGTTCTTGAATTTTTCCCATGGTGGTTATTTATTCTAATTGTGGTTGCCCTTGGCTGGTATTTGCAAAAATGGAGTTCGGGTCTGTTGTATGGATTGTTTATTTTTATTATAGGAACCTTTAATTATTGGTCAGAAATGATGACGACACTCGCAATTATTATGAGCGCCGTAATTGTCTGTTTAATTATAGGAGTACCAATAGGAATTTTAATGGCGTTTAGTAAATGGTTTTCCATCATCATGCGTCCTGTCCTTGATGCGATGCAAACAATGCCAAGTTTTATTTACTTAATTCCTGCAATCTTTTTCTTTGGCCTTGGAAACGTCTCGGCTATTTTTGCCACGATTATCTATGCGGTTCCACCCGTTATTCGCTTAACAGAACTTGCGATTCGAGGTGTAAGTTCTTCTATGGTTGAATCAGCACAATCATTTGGTTCATCAAAAGGGCAAACGTTGTGGAAGGTTCAACTTCCTCAAGCGATACCGACCATTATGGCTGGTGTAAACCAAACAACGATGATGGCTTTGGCAATGGTTGTAATTGCCTCAATGGTAGGTGCAAGAGGTCTAGGGGAAGACGTGTTAATTGCGATTAATACGGTGAATTTTTCTTTAGGGTTTGAAGCCGGATTGAGCATCGTATTTATTGCGATTATCATTGATCGTTTAACGAGCGGTGTAGCAAATAAAATTCAACGACATAGGAGAGTGACGTCATGACCACACAAATCTCACTTAAAAATGTCTCTAAAATTTTTGGCCCGAAACCGAAGTCTGTCATCCCAATGATTAAAGACGGTATGACGAAAGAAGAAATCTTAGCGAAGACTAACCACACAGTTGGCGTATACGATGCCTCAATGGATATAAAAAAAGGTGAAACCTTCGTTATTATGGGGCTGTCAGGGAGCGGGAAATCGACGTTAATTCGTTGTTTTAACCTTTTAAATAAGCCGACAGACGGTGAAATCATTTTAGATGGAGAGAATATCGTAAAGTATTCAAACCAGCAGCTTAAGAAAGTTCGTCAAAACAAGATCGCTATGGTTTTTCAGCATTTCGGCTTGTTTACCCACCGTACGATCTTGTCTAATGTTGAATATGGTCTAGAAATTAAGCAGATGCCAAAAGCAAAACGTCGAGAAATCGCGATGAAGAACATTGAAATTGTAGGGTTAAAGGGTTATGAAGACAAGTATCCAGATGAACTTTCAGGCGGAATGCAGCAACGGGTCGGTCTTGCTCGAGCCCTGACAAATGATCCAGACATTCTTTTAATGGACGAGCCATTCAGTGCACTTGACCCTTTAATTCGTCGGGAAATGCAGTTAGAGCTGTTAGATATCCAAGAGCGTCTTCAAAAGACAATTATCTTTATCACTCATGATGTGAATGAAGCCTTCAAAATTGGTGATCGTGTTGCGGTGATGCGTGACGGGAAAGTCGTTCAAATTGGTACACCAGAAGAAATTATGGAAGCACCTGCTAACGACTATATTTCCGAATTTATTAAAGATATTGATCGATCGAAAGTTTTTCAAGCATCTCACATTATGATGAAACCAAATGCGATTGTGTCACTAAAAGACGGCTTAAACGTCGCAGTGAAAGAAATGCAGCAAAACGGGTTATCTAGCGTGTTCGTTGTGGATCGAGGTCGCATTTTAAAAGGCATTCTGACCATTGATCAAGCGATAAAAGGGATAAAAGAAAAACAAACACTCGCAGAAGTGATTTCAGAGGACATTCAACGAGTAAAAGCGGATTGCTATGTGACCGATTTAATTCCAAAAGCGCTTGAATCTGCTTTTCCATTGGCAGTTGTGAATGATGAGGGACGTTTAGAAGGGATTATTCTCCGTGTTCATGTTTTATCTGGATTAATCTCGGAAGAAGTTAAGGAGACAGAGGAATATCATCCTAAAGAAGAGTTAAGTCCTGTGTAAGATATACATTCGTTTTACAGCATAAAAACGTCATGAAGGATACCTTTCCATTTATGACGTTTTTTGCTGTTCGTTTTTACTACTGCATTCACGTAACGTTACTTTCTTTTTTCCATTACACTAACGGTACAGCGAGAGATACAGATGGTTTTTCCTTCTTCATTTGTTAAGTCAATATGCCACACCATTGTCGATCTTCCCTTATGAAAAGGTGTCGCGGTCGCAATTAACGTACCTTCAGACATGGTTCGAATATGGTTGGCATTAATCTCCATCCCAAAACAAACGTGGGTTTCAGGGTTAATGTTTATAGCTGTGGCGATCGAAGCAGCGGTTTCCGCTAACACAACGGAAGCACCGCCGTGTAAAACGCCATATGGTTGGTGAACGGGTGGCCCAACCGGCATTGTCATAACGACTTTATCGGTCGACAGTTCTTGATATTCGATTCCAAGCGTTTCGATTAATGTGTTTTGAGCGTTTTCCTTTAACTGAACAAGCTGTTCTTCTGTGAACTGAGTCATATGTACCTCCATCTATTTATTAAGCGCTTTCATTTAGTATACAGAAAAAAAAGAAAAGAAAAAAGAGTGATTCATTCACTCTCATGATTGGACAGTATTTTCGACTATAGTAATTGTTCCATTTGTTCCATCTACTCGAACGTTTGCGCCAATCGGTAAGGTTGCTTTGTAATAATTATGTGCCGATTGGACATTTGTAATTAGAGGTTTCCCCAAAGGAACAAGAAAAGAATTGATGACATCTTGATAGCTCGTGCTATAAGAAACAGGACAATCTGTACACGTTCCCATTAAAATCGCGGCACAATCATTAAATTTACCTGCTGCTTCTAACTGAGCCAAATAGCGATAAACGGTATTCGTCGGTTCGTGAGTGTCTTCCAAGAATAGTACTTTCCCAGCTGTGTCAATCTCATAGGGTGTCCCGAGGGAACCAACAAAAGACGTTAAGTTTCCTCCGATTAATTCTCCTATTGCGACACCCGAAACTCTGCCTTCTAATGGGATGGAAGGAGGATTTGTCAGGGGATAGGGAGCAAAACCATTCATTGTGGTAGAAAAAAATTGTTCAACATTATAAGGTGGTGTATTTTCACGAAAATCAATGAGAAGCAACCCTTGAAACGTAATTAAATCTGAAAACTGTGCAAGCACATTTAAGAGGATCGTAATGTCGCTATAACCAGAAATGATTTTAGGGTTAGCTCGAATCTCTGCAAAGTTTAAATAAGGGATAATACCGGCAACACCGACTCCTCCTCTTGTAGGTAAAATCCATTTCACTTCGGGATTTCGTATCATGTTCATAAAATCGTTTGCCCGACTTTCAGCAGAACCAGCTAGAAAACCAGTCCGTTCATACACACTATCTCCAACGATTACCGAAAACCCTAACTGTTCTAAGAATCGTATTCGCTCATTGATGGTATCGGCGGCGAGAGGACTGCCTAAGGTGACGATTCCAACTGTATCTCCTTGTTGCAGTCGAGGTGGAGCAATACTCACTAAGAATACCTCCCTTTTTTCTCATTGCTACTATGTATATGGACTCATTGTTAGATTAGACGAGAAAAAGGGTGCTGGTAAGCGGTTTTTTATGTGGATTCTTTTTTAGGGAAAAAGGTGTAAGACCATGAATAAATCGTATCGATTACGAAGACAATCCCCCAGACCATACTAATTTGATGTATCGAGTTATTCGGATATGGCGTAGATTCATATGAATCCTCGTTGAACCATGACCAGTCACTAAGGTACATAAGAGCATGGTCGAAGCTATTTGTACCGAAATAAAAAGCAGTGATTTGAAAGGCTAGAAAAAGAGTGGCGTGAACCATTGAGTAATAACGATATTGTCTCGCTTGATAATAAGGATCTTTTTGCTTTTTCATTTGTCTATAGTCTTCTTCTGTTAAAAGTTCAATATTACGCCACCGCCCAATGTGTTTTTTCATCCAGCGATCTAGTTTTAGAAAATCTTGTATGCCAAACGTTACCGCATATAATACAAATATAGTTATAATAATCTGCAGTGTAGAAATTTCTCCTGTTTGACTATAGAGGATCCAAGCAAGAACGGCTTCAAGTGCAGTTATGACGATGAAAAGAAGGATAAAGCCGATACTTAG includes:
- a CDS encoding ABC transporter substrate-binding protein, giving the protein MKKTRFGVSLVATIALLSACGNDSGNGDGDEISVITFADAGWESLRIHNAIAQFIVEEGYGYDTETTMGSTPITVQGLRDGDINVYMEIWTDNIRELYDESIDSGEIIEVSMNFDDNEQGFYVPTYVIEGDPDRDIEPMAPDLQRVEDLVNYPDVFPDPEDSSMGRILNAPSDWAVYEDIAMKFDSYGLEETFNLFAPGSDAGMVTDLVRAYEDGEGWVGYYWEPTGITAQYDLTLLEEDDYDEEQWEEDRTTAFPPNDVTVAVNQHLPDQAPEVVEFLENYETSSELTEAALAYMEEDGLSEQEAAMRWMEEYQDIWTSWLPDDIAQDVLDAL
- a CDS encoding proline/glycine betaine ABC transporter permease, whose protein sequence is MFDFPDIRIRLGDYAEAVVQWLRETFSAFFDFIFQIGVSTINGINDVLEFFPWWLFILIVVALGWYLQKWSSGLLYGLFIFIIGTFNYWSEMMTTLAIIMSAVIVCLIIGVPIGILMAFSKWFSIIMRPVLDAMQTMPSFIYLIPAIFFFGLGNVSAIFATIIYAVPPVIRLTELAIRGVSSSMVESAQSFGSSKGQTLWKVQLPQAIPTIMAGVNQTTMMALAMVVIASMVGARGLGEDVLIAINTVNFSLGFEAGLSIVFIAIIIDRLTSGVANKIQRHRRVTS
- a CDS encoding glycine betaine/L-proline ABC transporter ATP-binding protein, producing the protein MTTQISLKNVSKIFGPKPKSVIPMIKDGMTKEEILAKTNHTVGVYDASMDIKKGETFVIMGLSGSGKSTLIRCFNLLNKPTDGEIILDGENIVKYSNQQLKKVRQNKIAMVFQHFGLFTHRTILSNVEYGLEIKQMPKAKRREIAMKNIEIVGLKGYEDKYPDELSGGMQQRVGLARALTNDPDILLMDEPFSALDPLIRREMQLELLDIQERLQKTIIFITHDVNEAFKIGDRVAVMRDGKVVQIGTPEEIMEAPANDYISEFIKDIDRSKVFQASHIMMKPNAIVSLKDGLNVAVKEMQQNGLSSVFVVDRGRILKGILTIDQAIKGIKEKQTLAEVISEDIQRVKADCYVTDLIPKALESAFPLAVVNDEGRLEGIILRVHVLSGLISEEVKETEEYHPKEELSPV
- a CDS encoding hotdog fold thioesterase, with the translated sequence MTQFTEEQLVQLKENAQNTLIETLGIEYQELSTDKVVMTMPVGPPVHQPYGVLHGGASVVLAETAASIATAININPETHVCFGMEINANHIRTMSEGTLIATATPFHKGRSTMVWHIDLTNEEGKTICISRCTVSVMEKRK
- a CDS encoding LD-carboxypeptidase: MSIAPPRLQQGDTVGIVTLGSPLAADTINERIRFLEQLGFSVIVGDSVYERTGFLAGSAESRANDFMNMIRNPEVKWILPTRGGVGVAGIIPYLNFAEIRANPKIISGYSDITILLNVLAQFSDLITFQGLLLIDFRENTPPYNVEQFFSTTMNGFAPYPLTNPPSIPLEGRVSGVAIGELIGGNLTSFVGSLGTPYEIDTAGKVLFLEDTHEPTNTVYRYLAQLEAAGKFNDCAAILMGTCTDCPVSYSTSYQDVINSFLVPLGKPLITNVQSAHNYYKATLPIGANVRVDGTNGTITIVENTVQS